A part of Diprion similis isolate iyDipSimi1 chromosome 12, iyDipSimi1.1, whole genome shotgun sequence genomic DNA contains:
- the LOC124413493 gene encoding sorting nexin-27 isoform X1 gives MADCESEVQRPPTRDDGMNTTVTMMNNGRVPQHPSPSVNPSAQGPRCVTIYKTETGFGFNVRGQVSEGGQLRSINGELYAPLQHVSAVLPQGAAEKAGVRKGDRILEVNNVNVEGATHKQVVDLIKSGGDVLTLTVISVTPQEAERLEPIEDLSYASVDYSEKRSLPISVPDYHVRERKHERYVVFNVHMAGRHLCSRRYREFAALHMALKKEFIGFNFPKLPGKWPFQLSEQQLDGRRRGLEQYLEKVCAVRVIAESDAMQEFLTDRLEEDGDQGPAVDLKVLLPDREVVTVTVAKAANARDVYDAVCCRVGLDTDTAKYFYLFEIVEYNFERKLQPHEHPHTLYIQNYSTASATCLAIRRWLFTLSRPLSEQALTWIFWQAVDEVNRGHISAGERLYQLKALQDASRKHEYLKLARELNGYGDVVFPHCACDSRKEGHVVAAVGAAAFKLHACKEDGTLESQVVEFQWSSIARWEVDEESMAFCFQYTRPDNRPPRWLKVFTPYYTFLSDCFDRIAEEAKWDDPGE, from the exons ATGGCGGACTGCGAGTCGGAGGTGCAGCGTCCGCCTACGAGGGATGACGGAATGAACACGACAGTGACGATGATGAACAACGGGCGGGTGCCGCAGCACCCGAGTCCCTCGGTGAATCCCTCCGCGCAGGGACCGCGGTGTGTTACGATATACAAGACAGAAACCGGGTTTGGTTTCAACGTGCGCGGTCAAGTCAGCGAAGGCGGACAGCTGAGGAGCATCAACGGGGAGCTTTACGCACCGCTGCAACATGTCAGCGCTGTGCTACCCCAAGGCGCCGCCGAGAAGGCCGGAGTACGCAAGGGTGACAGGATCCTCGAAGT AAATAACGTAAACGTCGAAGGAGCGACGCACAAGCAGGTCGTGGATCTGATAAAATCTGGAGGTGATGTACTCACCCTGACAGTTATCTCCGTCACGCCCCAGGAAGCTGAGAGGTTGGAACCGATCGAGGACCTGAG CTACGCGTCTGTCGACTACAGCGAAAAGAGATCCCTGCCGATTAGTGTACCGGATTATCATGTCCGAGAACGCAAGCATGAACGATATGTCGTCTTCAACGTCCACATGGCAGGAAGGCATTTGTGTTCGCGGCGGTACCGGGAATTCGCAGCTCTTCACATGGCCCTCAAGAAGGAATTCATTGGATTCAATTTCCCGAAGTTACCTGGAAAATGGCCCTTTCA GTTGAGCGAGCAGCAATTAGACGGCAGGCGCCGTGGCCTAGAACAGTATTTGGAAAAAGTATGTGCCGTTCGTGTTATCGCGGAAAGCGACGCTATGCAAGAGTTCCTGACTGATCGATTGGAGGAAGACGGTGACCAGGGTCCAGCAGTTGACCTCAAGGTACTTCTGCCTGATCGAGAGGTGGTCACAGTGACTGTGGCGAAGGCAGCTAATGCGAGGGACGTTTATGACGCTGTATGCTGCAGGGTTGGGCTCGATACAGACACAGCAAAGTACTTCTACCTCTTCGAAATAGTCGAGTACAATTtcg AACGAAAACTTCAACCACATGAGCATCCGCACACTCTCTACATCCAAAACTATTCGACGGCCAGCGCAACCTGTTTGGCGATCAGAAGATGGTTATTCACACTGTCAAGACCACTCAGTGAACAGGCACTGACTTGGATATTTTGGCAGGCTGTAGACGAAGTTAACAGAGGGCATATTAGTGCTGGCGAAAGATTGTACCAGCTGAAAGCTCTACAAGATGCATCGAGGAAACACGAA TACCTGAAATTGGCTCGAGAATTGAATGGCTATGGCGATGTCGTATTTCCACATTGTGCGTGCGATTCGAGAAAAGAGGGACACGTGGTGGCTGCTGTAGGTGCAGCTGCGTTCAAACTGCATGCGTGCAAGGAAGATGGTACCCTCGAATCACAAGTTGTAGAGTTTCAATGGAGTTCAATAGCTCGCTGGGAAGTTGACGAGGAAAGCATGGCATTCTGTTTTCAGTACACAAGACCAGACAATAGACCACCCCGTTGGTTGAAAGTCTTCACGCCTTAT TATACGTTCCTTTCTGACTGCTTCGATCGAATAGCAGAAGAAGCGAAGTGGGATGATCCCGGAGAATGA
- the LOC124413650 gene encoding uncharacterized protein LOC124413650, protein MSAIEPTAHSAAEDLSDRSNSSNSESQLHAFQEYGKIKELNLSLNKAKESAQPNKSKEFSFTLEGGRRHGISFGSLAAERLTKDLSVALDKPKDFDFQPEKIKELSSYSLDRSEDTDASLDTTKEYTQNLSRPKECKDVIYSFDGIKDIHFPRESRDSRTKNIHFPLERSKDMNFQKAYSNPPDRIKDFNFALDRMRDTHVGGLALERLRGGSFLDPADYRSSQIQPRDELEAMAIERMRRSHILTSDITPRNLPALLPHQHSITEMQHSQQQQQLQGKSFTIDSILGLRNNQREKPQRSQQHPYRRHQGQETSAKNGSSGSSSVNSGKLKRVRTIFTAEQLERLEGEFARQQYMVGPERLYLAHALKLTEAQVKVWFQNRRIKWRKLHHEQQSQRLHELHSHFSPEQEVEDSNENTDCQDAFKPDCPRRLFGQNFLGEVENNPKARDPSWRTLREYFVKGKCD, encoded by the exons ATGAGCGCGATTGAGCCGACGGCGCACTCGGCAGCCGAAGATCTTTCGGACAGGAGTAACAGCAGTAATTCGGAGAGTCAACTTCACGCGTTTCAGGAATACGGAAAAATCAAGGAGCTAAACCTGTCACTGAACAAGGCGAAAGAATCAGCACAGCCAAATAAATCAAAGGAATTTAGTTTTACCTTGGAAGGAGGTCGACGGCACGGAATATCCTTCGGGAGTTTGGCGGCTGAGAGACTGACGAAGGACCTGTCCGTGGCTCTGGATAAGCCGAAAGATTTTGACTTCCAGCCTGAGAAGATCAAGGAACTGTCTAGCTACTCGTTGGACAGGTCCGAGGACACGGACGCATCGCTGGACACGACGAAGGAGTACACGCAGAACTTGAGTAGACCGAAGGAATGCAAGGACGTCATCTACAGTTTCGACGGGATAAAGGATATCCACTTCCCGAGGGAGAGCAGAGACAGCAGAACGAAGAATATCCACTTTCCCCTGGAAAGAAGCAAAGACATGAACTTTCAAAAGGCGTACAGCAACCCCCCCGATCGAATCAAGGACTTCAACTTCGCCCTAGACCGAATGCGAGACACCCACGTCGGCGGACTCGCTCTCGAACGGCTTCGCGGTGGTTCTTTCCTCGACCCCGCCGACTATAGAAGTTCGCAAATTCAGCCCAGGGACGAACTCGAGGCGATGGCGATCGAAAGAATGCGTCGCTCCCATATCCTCACCTCGGATATCACCCCTCGAAATTTACCGGCTCTTCTCCCTCATCAGCACTCGATTACCGAGATGCAGCAttcgcagcagcagcaacagctaCAGGGAAAGTCATTCACGATCGACTCCATTCTTGGTCTTCGGAATAACCAGCGTGAGAAACCGCAGCGAAGCCAGCAACATCCCTACAGAAGGCATCAAG GGCAGGAAACCTCCGCGAAAAACGGATCTTCGGGGTCTAGCTCGGTCAACAGTGGGAAGCTGAAAAGGGTGCGAACCATCTTCACGGCCGAGCAGCTGGAGCGTCTGGAGGGCGAATTTGCTAGACAACAGTACATGGTTGGACCCGAGCGGCTTTACCTTGCACACGCGTTAAAATTGACAGAAGCGCAAGTGAAGGTTTGGTTTCAGAACCGACGTATAAAGTGGAGGAAACTGCACCACGAGCAACAAAGTCAACGCCTTCACGAGCTTCATTCACACTTCTCGCCAGAACAGGAAGTCGAGGATAGCAACGAAAATACCGACTGCCAAGACGCTTTCAAGCCAGATTGTCCAAGACGATTATTCGGGCAGAATTTTCTGGGAGAGGTTGAAAATAATC CAAAAGCACGAGATCCAAGTTGGCGGACGCTTAgagaatattttgtaaaaggaAAGTGTGACTAG
- the LOC124413134 gene encoding THO complex subunit 2-like, with the protein MDQVDLEAHSPTHKLRRGKHAASYWPPWASRVPADGTGASDSYWKANPRPTHTVPHGHEQRRQDYGATEPVTGCYSASNTYRPRHRTQTPVPSKLPHVATSDQTYRVSQHSSRTARNKLLTTNNVAVVRKPCYKDEPEEYEETKYGETGLNYAEENADEDGADEVDEDQEEAFEFNEKDYEEQEADDEVDDESDAFQAQLHRVQQKVVQKTPTHRTQHQRHTEHQRDFRKTQHQQSPVQKMYPDQKQSRFYSRGLEPQPPIIPNDTSYGDAADTITDEDRTPPLTPTRRSSSRRTSETHHGIPPWISARKSQERNRDRVAAPLVPAQHQHRQHQQHQQIRRHRIAKPEIESLMMPAQPSNPTTRKCFICRGSTAPITAKVGSSTKGHCRLQEYRAFTVKGPRGEDGEAEEQIVCPHCARRYNLLDDFRTGCEPATHEASPPSYTSRPHRSQTHRPSAYNDYPENNLTADEMLAPYTSGQRRASNTDCPVPHRERTRHSMQSARSPFRGESYYER; encoded by the exons ATGGACCAAGTTGACCTTGAGGCACACTCTCCGACGCATAAATTGCGCAGAGGAAAACACGCGGCTTCGTACTGGCCACCCTGGGCCTCAAGAGTACCAGCCGACGGAACCGGTGCCAGTGACTCCTACTGGAAGGCCAATCCTCGACCAACGCATACCGTTCCGCATGGTCACGAGCAGAG GAGGCAAGACTACGGGGCTACGGAACCTGTGACGGGCTGCTACTCGGCTTCGAACACCTATAGACCGAGACATCGAACTCAAACCCCCGTACCGTCGAAGCTACCGCACGTCGCCACTTCGGATCAAACTTACAGGGTGTCTCAGCACAGCTCGCGAACAGCCCGGAACAAATTGTTGACCACGAACAACGTTGCCGTGGTCCGAAAACCGTGCTACAAGGATGAACCCGAGGAGTACGAGGAGACGAAGTACGGCGAAACAGGCCTAAATTATGCCGAGGAGAATGCCGACGAAGATGGTGCCGACGAAG tcgACGAGGATCAGGAAGAGGCCTTTGAGTTCAACGAAAAGGACTACGAAGAGCAGGAAGCTGACGACGAGGTTGACGATGAATCGGACGCGTTTCAGGCCCAATTACATCGCGTGCAACAGAAAGTTGTGCAGAAAACGCCGACTCACAGGACGCAGCATCAACGTCACACGGAGCATCAGCGCGATTTTCGGAAAACTCAGCATCAGCAAAGTCCGGTTCAAAAAATGTACCCCGATCAAAAACAGTCGAG GTTTTACTCTCGTGGCTTGGAACCGCAACCGCCGATTATTCCTAACGACACGTCGTACGGCGATGCTGCGGACACAATAACCGACGAAGATCGTACGCCGCCATTGACGCCTACGAGGAGATCTTCGTCGCGAAGGACGTCGGAGACTCATCACGGCATCCCGCCATGGATTTCGGCGAGAAAATCCCAGGAACGAAATCGTGACCGAGTAGCCGCACCTCTGGTTCCAGCGCAGCATCAGCATCGTCAGCACCAGCAACATCAGCAGATCCGAAGACACAGAATAGCTAAGCCGGAAATTGAGTCTCTGATGATGCCAGCGCAGCCGTCAAATCCCACGACGAGAAAATGCTTCATTTGTAGAGGATCGACGGCTCCCATTACCGCTAAAGTCGGTTCGTCCACGAAAGGACACTGCAGACTTCAAGAGTACAGAGCGTTCACCGTTAAAGGACCACGAG GTGAGGACGGCGAGGCCGAAGAGCAGATAGTGTGTCCTCATTGTGCAAGGAGGTACAATTTGCTGGACGATTTTCGGACAGGATGCGAACCGGCTACTCACGAGGCTTCACCACCATCTTACACGAGCAGACCTCATCGCTCCCAAACTCATCGACCATCGGCGTACAACGACTACCCCGAGAACAATTTGACCGCCGATGAAATGCTGGCTCCGTACACTTCGGGTCAACGGCGAGCCAGCAACACGGACTGTCCTGTTCCGCATAGGGAGAGGACCCGCCACTCGATGCAATCGGCCAGGAGTCCTTTTCGCGGTGAAAGTTATTACGAACGATGA
- the LOC124413133 gene encoding eukaryotic translation initiation factor 2-alpha kinase codes for MFGDLKIGSSLRYILLLLLACTTLGNDVKIEQLTFCGQASSDKPSSSLVFVSTLDGKISALDTSQQGKAQWTLQLNDSPMLSSNIHRRELNNNGQWVRLIPSLNGGLYKFDGENVEAVPINSDNLLQSSYRYTDDLVFSGGKETQSYGVSTLTGQILYECNISGCTNKTDGNDQIDQEVLIIQRFQKTVRAIEPRTGHERWNFSVGQHILSLVPHEDLDCHDDAPAPLKLDLKFELKVIVPEGRIWAVDKLQPDAVLWQHQFDSPIVSIWQADYSTESRSYNSLKQVDLFSGSQWVWGSESSLSPSIYLGMHEKQLYIQESQALHKMLDTSPKKVVHTPKFPWQPYPAISNAVAIKNIEEQEVGQKVSELTDESQTTALSVLYASSYVNGNGYYLYTDNDLHLKDNKQCNNSTTPDIVTGGIEEPSLTDYLNEGDDTPVRVIIVSLWYWWKEVVIISITTAALLNFMLTQRLLNATTPTRDAIPPPLIVERHIETQKDDTKVQTDVSNGLDFKSRYLTDFEPIDCLGKGGYGVVFEAKNKIDDCNYAIKRIALQNSRDSRERVMREVKALAKLDHHNIVRYFNAWLECPPMGWQEDHDQYWVDKQKFPPSEFSTGLSPDASKPSDSVCIDVPQSNPSSIDSAFEAYKLDDHNDDSDSFIVFEGSNSGENDETASIIDLTEGEDPNGRSHLSNDIKVCLPCHTDESYSKLSMCNNEDIRMNNRNETNKSDRKRSLSLSLDNKAKSVKHKPMKMFLYIQMQLCQRLSLREWLKQQVEPRDTQHTLKIFRQIVDAVEYVHLQGLIHRDLKPSNIFFAFDDKIKIGDFGLVTAMTVGCDEARTPDEGPETNKFKNILHTARVGTHLYMSPEQMTGQAYDYKVDIYSLGIILYELLVPFKTEMERIIALRDLRKSIFPSDFSLRYTAEYDLLKMMLDEDPKRRPTTLGIKARPPLANLQTVGSLDVDQERWHFDLPQKSRHSSVTSSSSGESWENIS; via the exons atgtttggtGACTTAAAAATAGGAAGTTCGCTTAGATATATTCTTTTACTGTTATTAGCCTGTACTACTCTCGGTAACGATGTAAAAATCGAGCAACTAACATTTTGTGGCCAGGCATCATCTGACAAGCCATCCAGCAG TCTTGTATTCGTCAGTACATTAGATGGCAAAATATCGGCACTCGATACGTCCCAACAAGGAAAAGCGCAATGGACCTTACAGTTGAACGACAGTCCGATGTTGTCGTCCAACATTCATCGACGAGAA TTGAACAACAATGGTCAATGGGTCAGATTGATTCCGTCGCTGAATGGCGGCCTGTACaaatttgatggtgaaaatgTCGAGGCGGTGCCGATCAATTCTGACAATCTACTACAGTCATCCTATCGATATACCGacgatttagttttttctggTGGAAAGGAAACTCAATCTTATG GTGTATCGACTCTGACTGGGCAGATATTATACGAATGTAACATCAGCGGATGCACCAACAAAACAGATGGAAACGATCAGATCGATCAAGAAGTTCTTATTATTCAACGTTTTCAGAAGACTGTTAGAGCCATTGAACCTCGCACAGGTCACGAAAG GTGGAATTTTAGCGTTGGACAACACATTCTGTCTCTGGTTCCTCACGAAGATCTTGACTGCCATGATGATGCACCGGCACCTTTAAAATTGGATCTTAAATTTGAACTGAAAGTCATTGTCCCAGAAGGACGAATTTGGGCCGTTGACAAGCTACAACCAGATGCTGTATTATGGCAACATCAG TTCGATTCTCCGATTGTAAGTATATGGCAAGCAGATTACTCTACCGAATCCAGAAGTTACAACAGCTTAAAACAAGTAGATCTATTTAGTGGTTCCCAATGGGTTTGGGGAAGTGAATCTTCACTGAGTCCCAGTATCTACTTGGGAATGCATGAGAAGCAGTTATACATTCAGGAAAGCCAAGCTCTTCACAAAATGTTAGATACGTCACCAAAAAAAGTTGTACATACACCAAAGTTTCCGTGGCAACCATATCCTGCTATAA GCAATGCCGTGGCtatcaaaaatatcgaagaGCAAGAAGTAGGACAAAAAGTATCGGAATTAACAGATGAGTCGCAAACCACAGCACTATCCGTCTTGTACGCTTCTTCATACGTCAATGGGAATGGCTACTACTTATACACAGATAACGACTTGCATTTGAAAGACAACAAACAATGCAATAATAGCACAACTCCTGATATAGTAACAGGAGGTATCGAGGAACCCTCTCTGACTGACTACTTGAATGAAGGTGATGACACACCTGTGCGAGTGATCATAGTATCACTCTGGTATTGGTG GAAAGAGGTAGTCATAATATCTATAACTACTGCCGCACTTCTCAATTTTATGCTTACTCAACGGCTTCTTAATGCTACGACACCTACAAGAGATGCAATACCACCG CCGTTGATCGTGGAACGGCACATTGAAACTCAAAAAGATGATACAAAAGTCCAAACGGATGTCAGCAATGGCTTAGATTTCAAGTCACGGTATCTCACAGACTTCGAGCCGATCGATTGTCTCGGAAAAGGTGGATATGGAGTTGTCTTTGaggcaaaaaacaaaatagatGACTGCAATTATGCCATTAAACGGATCGCTCTACAAAACAG CCGAGATTCTCGAGAACGGGTTATGCGTGAAGTGAAGGCATTGGCAAAACTGGATCATCACAATATCGTACGTTATTTTAATGCCTGGCTGGAATGCCCTCCAATGGGATGGCAAGAAGATCACGATCAATACTGGGTGGATAAACAAAAGTTTCCACCGTCTGAATTTTCTACAGGATTGTCTCCTGATGCTTCGAAACCTAGTGATTCTGTGTGCATCGATGTGCCTCAGAGCAATCCTTCGTCAATTGACAGTGCTTTTGAAGCATATAAACTTGATGATCACAATGATGACAGTGATTCTTTCATAGTGTTTGAGGGGTCAAATTCAGGCGAAAATGACGAAACTGCAAGCATAATTGACCTAACTGAGGGTGAAGATCCTAATGGAAGATCGCATTTGAGTAACGATATTAAAGTTTGTCTTCCCTGTCATACTGATGAATCTTATTCCAAATTGAGCATGTGTAATAATGAAGATATCAGAATGAACAATAGGAATGAGACGAATAAAAGTGATAGAAAGCGTTCGCTTTCATTGAGCTTAGATAATAAGGCAAAGTCAGTTAAACATAAGCCGATGAAAATGTTCCTGTACATACAAATGCAACTGTGCCAAAGACTCAGTCTTAGAGAATGGTTGAAGCAACAAGTTGAACCAAGGGATACCCAacatactttgaaaatatttcgacaaATAGTGGACGCTGTTGAATATGTTCACCTCCAGGGCCTAATCCATCGAGACTTGAAG ccttcaaatatcttttttgcgttcgatgataaaataaaaatcgggGACTTCGGACTTGTGACCGCTATGACAGTGGGATGTGATGAAGCGCGCACTCCTGACGAAGGACCAGAAACaaacaagtttaaaaatattttacacactGCAAGAGTAGGCACTCATTTGTATATGTCTCCAGAACAAATGACTGGCCAAGCTTATGACTACAAAGTGGATATTTATTCACTGGGTATCATTCTCTATGAACTATTAGTACCATTTAAAACTGAGATGGAAAGAATTATTGCCCTCAGAGATTTAAGAAAATCCATCTTTCCATCAGATTTTTCTTTAAGATATACTGCTGAG TATGACCTACTGAAGATGATGCTAGACGAGGATCCGAAGAGACGACCGACAACGTTGGGTATAAAGGCACGACCACCTTTGGCAAACCTACAAACTGTTGGCTCCCTTGACGTTGACCAAGAACGTTGGCACTTTGATTTACCTCAGAAAAGCAGGCACTCTTCAGTTACTAGTAGTTCCAGTGGGGAATCCTGGGAAAATATCAGTTGA
- the LOC124413493 gene encoding sorting nexin-27 isoform X2 has product MLSCHVTAVQYDWAKSKRRLRQLGTHVNGNFQLDVISAKENNVNVEGATHKQVVDLIKSGGDVLTLTVISVTPQEAERLEPIEDLSYASVDYSEKRSLPISVPDYHVRERKHERYVVFNVHMAGRHLCSRRYREFAALHMALKKEFIGFNFPKLPGKWPFQLSEQQLDGRRRGLEQYLEKVCAVRVIAESDAMQEFLTDRLEEDGDQGPAVDLKVLLPDREVVTVTVAKAANARDVYDAVCCRVGLDTDTAKYFYLFEIVEYNFERKLQPHEHPHTLYIQNYSTASATCLAIRRWLFTLSRPLSEQALTWIFWQAVDEVNRGHISAGERLYQLKALQDASRKHEYLKLARELNGYGDVVFPHCACDSRKEGHVVAAVGAAAFKLHACKEDGTLESQVVEFQWSSIARWEVDEESMAFCFQYTRPDNRPPRWLKVFTPYYTFLSDCFDRIAEEAKWDDPGE; this is encoded by the exons ATGCTGTCTTGTCACGTGACTGCGGTTCAGTACGACTGGGCGAAAAGTAAACGGCGATTGAGGCAATTGGGTACTCATGTCaatggaaattttcaacttgatGTTATATCTGCGAAGGA AAATAACGTAAACGTCGAAGGAGCGACGCACAAGCAGGTCGTGGATCTGATAAAATCTGGAGGTGATGTACTCACCCTGACAGTTATCTCCGTCACGCCCCAGGAAGCTGAGAGGTTGGAACCGATCGAGGACCTGAG CTACGCGTCTGTCGACTACAGCGAAAAGAGATCCCTGCCGATTAGTGTACCGGATTATCATGTCCGAGAACGCAAGCATGAACGATATGTCGTCTTCAACGTCCACATGGCAGGAAGGCATTTGTGTTCGCGGCGGTACCGGGAATTCGCAGCTCTTCACATGGCCCTCAAGAAGGAATTCATTGGATTCAATTTCCCGAAGTTACCTGGAAAATGGCCCTTTCA GTTGAGCGAGCAGCAATTAGACGGCAGGCGCCGTGGCCTAGAACAGTATTTGGAAAAAGTATGTGCCGTTCGTGTTATCGCGGAAAGCGACGCTATGCAAGAGTTCCTGACTGATCGATTGGAGGAAGACGGTGACCAGGGTCCAGCAGTTGACCTCAAGGTACTTCTGCCTGATCGAGAGGTGGTCACAGTGACTGTGGCGAAGGCAGCTAATGCGAGGGACGTTTATGACGCTGTATGCTGCAGGGTTGGGCTCGATACAGACACAGCAAAGTACTTCTACCTCTTCGAAATAGTCGAGTACAATTtcg AACGAAAACTTCAACCACATGAGCATCCGCACACTCTCTACATCCAAAACTATTCGACGGCCAGCGCAACCTGTTTGGCGATCAGAAGATGGTTATTCACACTGTCAAGACCACTCAGTGAACAGGCACTGACTTGGATATTTTGGCAGGCTGTAGACGAAGTTAACAGAGGGCATATTAGTGCTGGCGAAAGATTGTACCAGCTGAAAGCTCTACAAGATGCATCGAGGAAACACGAA TACCTGAAATTGGCTCGAGAATTGAATGGCTATGGCGATGTCGTATTTCCACATTGTGCGTGCGATTCGAGAAAAGAGGGACACGTGGTGGCTGCTGTAGGTGCAGCTGCGTTCAAACTGCATGCGTGCAAGGAAGATGGTACCCTCGAATCACAAGTTGTAGAGTTTCAATGGAGTTCAATAGCTCGCTGGGAAGTTGACGAGGAAAGCATGGCATTCTGTTTTCAGTACACAAGACCAGACAATAGACCACCCCGTTGGTTGAAAGTCTTCACGCCTTAT TATACGTTCCTTTCTGACTGCTTCGATCGAATAGCAGAAGAAGCGAAGTGGGATGATCCCGGAGAATGA